The sequence ACTTAACTGTAATTTTTTTTTACTTGGCTTGCACTTCACTATCGTCTCTGGATCTCTGATCATCAGCCGAGAAGAGGGCTGCAGGAACATCCTCTTTCATGCCTCCTGTGCGACCTAAGAGGAGGACACCACTGATCATATTTTGATGCAATGTGTTTGACTGTTTGCAGGCTACACAGCCGGATACTTCTCTGGTTCCTACGTTGACTGGTAATATGGAGGATGCATAAGCACTACCCGTGAGAGGATCCATAAACACTACCGCTGTTTTTAGAAGTTGCAACATTATTCAGAAGTTTTCTAGCATACCATTTCAGCTTAACTTGGGACTGAATAGGCGACAGTGTCccgaaaaaagaaaagagaaagacatCGGCGATAGAGAAGGCACACTAAAATTTGGGGCTCTTCGAGCTAGCTAGGGGTAGAAGTTGAAGTATCGTTTTCAGTCAAGAAATCAAGATGAGTGTATCTGGGCTGCCATTTGATGTTCTGCGCTCTTTTTCAGTTCAGTGCGCAGTTGGTGGACAACTGTATGATCAAGAGACTGACATGTACCCAACTTATTCAGTAAAAAGTTTGAGTAGCTAGTACCATCTCAAAACCCATAAAACCAAAGTTCTTTCTTTGTGTGTGTGAAGACTGAAAACCCATACTATAGTATCAAAAAGTGAATTACCTCGGTTTTCTTCTTCTCGTTACCCTCCTTCGACGAAGCGGCTAGTCGGAGGAGGGTAAAAAAAAATGTGTGCTCAAACCTACAACCAAAATAGTGAATAATCAGCTGATCTCTGATCTGGTTCTGCCTTGTGAGGGTGCATAGGAGACATCTGGGACGAAAGAATGGCTCCTACAGGTCCAGTTTCTGGGGGATGTCGCCACAAGCTAGACAACAAACACCATGTACATATGGTGTCATAATCAAAGCCCATCATGCACCTTGGTTATATCTGTTTCTCTATTATTATTTTTTGCTAATATCAGTGCCAATTTCTCCGTGGATATCATATCTGAAGATAAGATAAGGTGCTGTGGAAAGGGAGCAAGGTGATTGGCCCACTCTGGTTTGGTCCGTCCTTGCAAGTGGGagcctttttttcttctctttcttgtcTGGAATAGGATTCTCAGTCCACTAGTTTACACAACAGAGGAATCGAATTCAAAGTctccttccttttttcttcttcttcttttttgtttacTTGTGAATTATTGCCTCTAAAATAGcatgatgagagagagagagagagagaggggccatgAACTCCTCAGATCATTGGTCTTTGATGAGCATGTTTCACAGTTCAAGGCTGGTCTCCAACAACCTTCTCCAGATCAGGGGACATGGAAAAGATGCTCATGCTCTCACACAACAACCAAACATATGACAAAGAGCACCCTCTCCTGTGATCTGGACCTTGCAGGAAAGCATGATGAACTTCCTGGTCTGTCTTCCATGACCAGGATCCAGGCTGGTTCCCAACAACCTTTCCCAGATCAAAAGGACAAGAATTAAAGTAAGATCATTCCATAGTCCACACCACCAAACTTATTAGCACCACGGCATACTAGAATTAAGCACCATGGCCGGTTCTTCCTCTGCATATATATTGCAGGAATCAACACCATGGTTTTGGATGCACAGAAACCAACTGGGGCAAGATTAACAACTGGAGAGAGATGCCATGCCATGGAAAGGAGGAAGAGTTTTTTTTAACTAGCTCATAGTCTCATACACACATAGCTTTTCACAGGCTCTTGGTACAGAATTTCTGGAGAGAAAGAAAAAACAGGTTCATGGCTACAACAAAGCTGCAGCTAGCTCTTGCGCAGCTTCAACCCAGGGCCAGCAACACCCATAGGCCATATATATGCACGAACCCGGCCGTCACGGCGAGATctccccatgcatgcatgcatgcatctctCCAAGAGAAACATGAACAAACAACTCAAGCACCACATCTTCTTCTCCCGATCGATCTAGTCCCGGTTTTTAGTTGGTCCTTGATGAGTTCATGTTCATCATCAGTTCATGCATGGTCCATACGGCCACATATATATATGTAGTAGTCCATATTTTGGTTGAGGTGCAATTGCAGGTCCGGCCAGGGCATGGCCGTGCGTGCGTGCACTTGCTTTTCCGTTTATGTGTGGCCCCAGGGGGCCAAGAACATGACCCTCCTGATGGGGTCCTCGGCGGCGGCCAAGCCCCGGCAGTCGGCGCCGTGGGCCGGCTGCGCCGCCGGCTCGGCGGTCACAGCCAAGGAGGCCGTCGGCGGCCTCGCGGCGCCGTGGCCGCCGGTGCCCGTGGTGCCCGCGGCGGGTGCCCACCGGAGCTTGTCACGGAGGGCCTGCTTGACCTCGTGAGCCCATgaggcgccggcggcggcctcCCCGGTGAAGTGAGGGGGCTTCATGGCAGaaagagagggaggaggaagaaggcagctGAGAAGGCTTCGCCGCTGCTTGTGCGTGTGCAggccgggagggagagggagagcggtGGTAGATTTCTCTCCACAAGGCTTCGCCCAGGGGCGGCATTTATAGGCGGAAAAGAGGCGCCAGTGCGCCACTCCACTCGCTGAGCTAAAAAAAAGAAGATGCAAATTCGAACCCTAATAGCTACACGCACTATGTATATTTTGTGTATGGGAAGCTTTGATTTGGTTTTTGGTG comes from Triticum aestivum cultivar Chinese Spring chromosome 5B, IWGSC CS RefSeq v2.1, whole genome shotgun sequence and encodes:
- the LOC123114163 gene encoding uncharacterized protein; the encoded protein is MKPPHFTGEAAAGASWAHEVKQALRDKLRWAPAAGTTGTGGHGAARPPTASLAVTAEPAAQPAHGADCRGLAAAEDPIRRVMFLAPWGHT